In Homo sapiens chromosome 8, GRCh38.p14 Primary Assembly, the genomic window ggtcttgccagggtgcccaggctggtctcgaactcctgggctcatgtgatctgcctgccttggcatcccaaagtgctgggattacaggcataagccaccccgTGCAGCCTccgctttttaaatttttttgaaacagggtctcactgtgttgcccaggctggagtgcagtggcatgatcgcgactcctgcagcctcaatctccctccCAGgatgaagtgatcctcctgcctctaggaccacaggcaagtgccaccatgcttgCTAAGGGGCCccattttgaagatgaggaagTTGAGAGTTACAGAGATAGGGGATCCGGCACAAACGCACAGCTCCTCCATGCTAGGCAGCCTGTCCCACGTCCCAGAGCGGGGCCCACCTGCCTCACAAGGTCCTGGACGCGGCGCAGCTGGCCCTCGATGCAGGCTCGGTGCAGCAGGGTCTCCCCCATGTCGTTTCGCCGGTTCCACTGTGGGCACAGCCAACCCAGCACAGGGCAGGGGCGTGAGGAGCTGGCAGGGCTGCTGAgcggggtgggtgggggcagggcactGTCCTCACCTTGCTCCCCTTCCGCCGGCCCAGGTGGCCCTGAAGCTCCTCGTCCTCCTCCAGCTGCGGGGTCAGGCCATCGGTGTCGTCCTCTGGAACAGAGCCAAGCCCACCCCAGGGGAGTCCGTGGGAGGTGAAGGTTAGCAGCCCCCACCCTGCTGCAAGCTCCCCAAACTCCCAGGTACAAAGGAGCCAGAGACGGGAGGGCTGAGCTCTGAGGCTGCTGGGCTCTGGGGGCTCCTCAGCAATGGTCCCAGCGCTGCCTCCATGTCTCCCTGACCCTGCTGGGACCCTGCTCCTGCCCACCATCCCTCTGCCCACTTGAGACACACCCCTGAGCTTTCTGCCCTAACCCACGCCTGGCCCTCCCACAGAAGGCCTGCCCGAGGCCCCCTCTGTCCATGCGCCAGCCACTCATCCCCACGCCCAGACCGGCTCGTGGGCCAGTCTTCCTCCACCCCACGCCTTATCCACCCCCATCTCCTGAGCTGTGTCGTCAGGCCAGGTCAGCCCTGGAGCCTGGGTATCCTGCACCTTGCAGCCTCCACCCTGCCTAGGCAGCAGACACACCCGCCTCCGTCCCTGCTTCGGGTGACCCCTCATCACCACGCCCTTCACACCCTGCCAGCTGCCTCTGGGTCTTTCCGCAGCTCCTCACTGTGCCCACCAGCTGAGCAGCATTCCCCAAAATTCTAGATCCTGATCCACCTCCCCCCAGCAACCAACCTGGCAAGGCCCCAACTTCCCACAGCTGCCTGGCCACTCAGGGTTCTAACGACGCCCTCGAGTTCAGAGCTGAAGTCACAGCCTTCCCTGGAacaccccccaacaggcctcaTGGACAGGCTCCTGCCACCCACCACTCAGTCAGAAACCAGCCTCCCAGCTACCCGCTAACCCCGCTCTCAGCCCTCTCTCCCTGCACCACGGCCAAGATGGCTTCAGTCCAAGCCccgctccagccagtccctcatGCCTGCCCTCCGTGCAGCTGATGTCGCCAGCCTCTGGAGGAAACCCAAGCCTGCTCTGAAGGGTTTCAGGAAGGTGCTCAGCTCTTGCAGAGGCAGCCGGGGCTCTTCAAAGTGCACCGTCTCACCCCTGGCCCCAGATGGCACGTGCCTCTCTAACGGGACCATGCCCCAGCTGACACTCACTCGACTCCCAACCACTGTCTCCTCCAGGAGGCCAAGGCCGCCCCAGGCTCCCTGCGGGTCACCACCTTCTCTGTCCAGTTCCGGGAAAGCACTGGCCGTCCTGCCTGCCTGTGGCTGTTCCTGCTACAGCCCTAAGCAGGCTCCACAGCAGCACAGCACACCCCTCTCCAGCCCGGCCCAGAGCAGGCCCAGGGAAATGCAAGGTGCCGCTGGCCCTCACCGCCCTCTGAGAGCTCCACCTCGCCGGCCTCCAGGGCTTCGCTCTCCGCTGTGGCTGCcgcctcctccgcctcctcctcctcatcttcatcttcagCTACACTGAGCTCCCGTAGTCTGGTTTCGGTCTCAGGGGCCTCCTGGGGCTGCAGCCTCAGCTGCACGGTATGGAGATGCTGCAAGACCTGCCTCTGAGGAGCAGAGGGATGCTCAGCTCAGGACTGGGGGCTGTGGACGCAGAGAAAGATGGGGATGGGGCACAAGGGGCAGGCAGGCTGCAACGAAGCTGGGCTCACCGGGGAGCCAGTATGGGTGGGATGGGCTCTCGCACCTGCAGCTGGGGACGCTGGGCCTGCTGGGCACAGCTGAGCGCTTTCTGGAAGCACGGGGCCAGCAGCTCGTAGGCATCGCCGGCCTCCTCGCGGGACAGTGCAATGTTCAGCCAGGTCTTGGCctcctggagcaggaggaaggacaGGGTCGGGGGCTGCCGCTGTCTGCGTCCAACGGGCCCCAGTCAAGCTTCCCCGGCTGCCCAGACGAAATGGGAGCCCGGCCTCCCAGCTGCCGAGGGTGGATGGTCCTAGGAAGGAGCTGCCCGTCCAGTAAGGACACCTGTCCATGGCCACCCTGAGAACGGCAGTCCTGAGGCAGAGACATGGGTGAACCTGCATTCGGGCGGGGAGCAAGGGTTTCACCTCCAGCACGTTGCCGCTGCGCAGCCTCAGTTCCTCCTCATAGTGGCGCACGGCCCCATGGTGGTCCTTCATGTCTCCCAGTGTGGTGGCCAGGGACACGTGGATGATGGCCCGCTCAGCACCCGGTCTGTCCAGCAGCTCAGCAAAACGCAGCTGGGGGCAGTGCCAGTGAGGCCAGGGGCTGCCACCCTGGCCAGGCCTCGTCAACCTCACTGGCCCTTCCCTCCCACCCAGCCGGGGCCACACACCTGCTTCTGGTAAGCCTCAGCTGCCCTGGGAAAGTCTCCTGCCTTGGAGAAGAGGTCCCCTAGCTGCTCACAGATGACCATGGCACCCTGAGGGTCTCTGCCCTCAGCCTCTTCCAGCTGTTGCTGCAGCCGGACCACTGCCAGCACTGCCGGGAAGAGGTTCATGCAGGGGGGCAGCACAGGGGGCCCTGACCCCAGCTCTACCACCTGCAAGCTGTGAGCCCTGTGGTGGCCCCCCCACTCTCTCCACACCTCTGCCTGCCTGTTGGTGTGGGGGTTAATAGCAGGGTCTATCTTGGGGACTGGTCTCAAGGGTCACAAGAACTAACACACTTAAAAACTcggggccaggtacagtggctcacgcctgtaatcctaggactttgggaggccgaggcgggcagatcatgaggtcaggagatcgagaccatcctggctaacatggtgaaacctcgtctctactaaaaatacaaaaaatcagccgggtgtggtggcgggcacctgtagtcccagctactcgggaggctgaggcaggagaatggcatgaacccgggaagcgaagcttgcagtgagccgagatcatgccactgcactccagcctgggtgacagagcgagactccgtctcaagaaaaaaaaacaacacaacatGGATGGTGCCTGGCTCAAAGTAAGGGCTGACGGCTGCCAACCTCCAATGGTGGTCTCTGCCATCAGCACTCCTGGACCACGCGTGCCATCTCCTCTCCCACCCTGGGAGGCTAGGGGTACAACTACTGTCTCCAGTTTGCCAATGAAGATGGTGGCTGCGAAATAAAAGCCCAGCTGGTCTCCTGGCCGCCCTTTCATTGCCCCTGACACACTGTGTTGAGCTCAGAGAAAAAAGGGGGTCTTCTCCTGTCAGGAAGTAGGGGTACCTGCCCCTCTTGCTGAAGCTGCTGCCTCCAAGGACAGGTGCTCAGGCCTCCTCTGTGAGGGAGAGAGCCCTGTACACACCTGGCGGGACTCCACCCCGCCCCCAGGCTCACCCCTGCACACACCTCCCAGGGCCCCATTCGCACCCCCAGGCTCACCATGCTGGAGGTTCTGACAGATGGCTGCCCTCTGCACAGGCTTCTGGGAGCCCAGCCTGTAGGCCTTCTTCAGGGCTCGCTTGGCAGCCAAAAAGTCTCCCAGGTCTTGGAGGACCTGGAGAGCAAAGGACAGCAAAGGTTTTGCAGAATCCCCAAGGCCCGAATCTACGAGAGCCTGAGCTCGGAGCCACGCACAGCGGGTACCTGTGCAATAACCACGCAGCACTCGCTCTCCATGAACCGCTTCCTCATGGTGTGCGCACACTCCCGGGCACCCTCCAAGCAGCGCATAGCCTGGGAGTGCTGGCCCGCGCGCCAGTGGATGGTGCCCAGGTTGTAGCGGGCGCGGAATAGGTCCTCGTAAAGGTGGTTCTGCCTGCAGAGGGGTGACGACCACTGAGCACCCAGGAGTGTCCATGACAGCTGCTGATGCCACACGGGCCCCAGCCCTGCCATGCTGTGGTCTCAGGGCCCtaaccatgcctggccttctcccAGTGTGTGGCACAGGTGTGAGAGGTGGGGGGATGAGGCCCAGCCAGACTGCTCTCTCAGGAGGACTCTGGGAAAAATACTCCCCTAACTACTTCCTCCAGGAACAAGGGACTCCACTCCCTCCtggggcggggcagggccttACTCCGCAAGGAAGATGCTCTTCCTGAAGTAATCGTTGCACAGGGCTGTCTGCTGCAGGCTCTCAAAGGTGAGGCCCAGGTTGAGATAGAGGCGGGTCCTCATCTCATTCAGCTCTCCCTGGGCCAGTGTCCCTGGAAGATACCCCCCCAAACACTCAGCCACTTCCTCCCCACATGGGGTTTCCAGCTTTGGGCCCCATTTGGGGCCTGTGCAGCGCCTCTCctaccccctccctcctcccgaGGTGGGTGCAAGTGTCCTGCGGCAGATGGAGCACAGAGTGGATAAAGAGCTGACGATCTCCAGGGGAAAGGTTGAGCGGGGCATGCACCCCTCACACAAGAGCCTTGCAAAGGGAGGGCTCCAGAAGACGGGATTGCCCAAGGAGGCTGCGGGGGTGCTGGGCTGCAGCCTCTTCGGCCCGAAGTTCAGGAGGCAGAAAACGCGGAGGGGTCTGCCCACCCTCCAGCTCCTCATCCACAATAGCCAAGCTCTTCTCAAAGGCAGCCTGTGCCTGCAGCAAAGCATCCCTCGACTGGCAGTGGTCATAGATGTCCAGGTGGGTGCGGCCGATGGTGGCCCAGGCCCTCTGCAGCTCCGTGTGGTTGCGCAGGGAATGTGCCAGCTCCAGGTACTGGTGCTGGTGCTGAGTGTGGAAGGAAGTCACTGCTGTGAGCCGACTCCGCCTCAAGCAAACCGGCACCGCCAGATTCCCAGAGACCCTGTTCTTGCTAAGGAAAGAGCCTGCTCCCCCTAACCCCCACAGAGCAGGCCAAGGCCAGACACGTGCCCCTCCTCTGCATGCCAAGGGCTCTCTGTGGTGACAGTGGCTTCACGCTGTATGCAGCCAACGCTGTCACGTGGGGAGGGGCAGCTGGGAGTTGGCGGGGGGGTTGCAGTCCTGCCTCCAGCAGCCAGGGTCAGGGAGAGCTTTTGGGATGGGGCCTGACCTCCCCCAACACAAACACAGCTAAAATAACGTTCAGTAATGGTTTCTGGTGCCAGGAAACCTACTCCTGCCCCAGTCCCAGGAAAGGCTGTGGGGTCCCCACCGGAGGACTGGCCCGGGGCGGTGAAGGCAAGGCTGCGTCAGGTCAGGTGTCCCCTCCAGCCCGAGGCTCCTGACGGCGAAGACCAGGCCTCCCTCCTCAGAAAAGGGCTCCAGAGGCCGACCGGGCTGGACGAGGCCAGTGAGGGCGCCCGCACCTGCAAGGCAGCCGGGTAGTCCTCCATCTCGGCCAGGCGCTCTCCGATCTTGCGGTGGGCCACGGCACAGCCCAGAGGGTCGTCAGCGCGCTCCCGAAGCTGCAGCTCCTGCCAGTGCTGCTCCAGAGCCTCGGCGTAGCGGCCTAGGCGGGGGCACAGCACGGCCTGGCAGGCGTCGCGGGTGCGAGGGCGGCCCTGGGGCGGCGTCTGCCGGAAGAGCCCGTCGCCCCCCGGCCCCCGATCCCGGCCCGGGCCCGGGCCCCGGCCCTGCCTCCCGCCTCCTGGTCCCGGCGCTCACCATGGCCGGCCAGGAGCTCCCCCAGCTGGTGGCACAGCGCGGCCTCTTCGCGCCGCTGCCCGGCCCTCTGCGCCTTGGCTTTCGCCTTGCTCAGCTctgtgggaggaagaggagggctgGGCCTCCGCGGCGGGGTCCGGGGCCGGGGCCGAGTCCCAAGCCCTCCCCAGCCTCCGCGCCCCCGGAGGAAGGGGTCCCCGAGGAACTTACGGCGAAGCTCGCGCTCCAGGCTCATGCTCGGATCGCCGCGGGATCCGGACTTCCCGCGCTGCGCCGCGGCCCCGCCCCTCGCCGCCGACACGCAGGCCCCGCCCCTCGCCGCCGACACGCAGGCCCCGCCCCTCGCCGCCGACACGCAGGCCCCGCCCCTCGCCGCCGACACGCAGGCCCCGCCCCTCGAcggcggcggcgggcgcgggGCATTCCGGGAAGTACGGTCGGCCCGCCCGCGGCATCCTCGGAGTTCTCGTGCGGGAGGAGCTGGGGCGGGGTGGCGGCGACAACTGGGGCGTCCCACCCTAGGGGCCGTCTTCCCGGACGCCGGGTTGGCCCGCGCGTGGAGCCCTCTGCCCGGCCCGGGGAGTGCCTGGTGGGGACCCCGTTCCTCCTCGTAGGCGGCGGGGACGCGGGAGGCCGGGGGCCCGGAGCCAGCCCGTCCGGGGTCGCAGCGCGCCCTGGGTGGGGTCTTCTGGGCTGCAGCCCCCGTGCCGCCCGCGCTACTCATGGTGGACGAGCTGTGCCGCCGCCCCAATTCCTCCCGAAATTCACACACACAGCCTGCTCACAGGCGCAACTATTAAAAACGAACGTAGTGTCCAGATAGACTGACGATAAATTCACGAGCATTTGGCTGTGGGGACGTAATAAGGTGTCAGGCGCGCTCCTCCTCCGCAGAACGCAGCTGGGTCACATTTGGGGACTCGGCCCCAAGGACTGTTTTGGGAGGGGAATGTGCTTTCCATAGTGAACAAGTATTGTTTCAGCAATGTGTATGCCAGCTGTATTCTCGGAAGAGTCAGTGAACCTGTGCTTCAGCTGCAGAAGtagcccgggcacagtggcccgcACTGTAATCCGAGCGCTATGGGAGGCCCggtcaggaggatcgcttgagcctagcagtacgagaccagcctgggcaacatagtgaggccccatctttcgtgtgtgtgtgtgtgtgagacggagtctcgttctgtcacccaggctggcgtgcaatggtgtgatctcggctcaccacaacctccgcctcccgagttcaagcgattttcctgcctcagccttccaagtagctgggactacaggcgcgtgccagcatgcccggctaatttttgcattttagtagagacggggtttcaccatgctggccaggctggtttcaaactcctgaccttgtgatccgcccacctcggcctcccaaagtgccggtattacaggtgtaagccaccatgcccagcccgataccccatctttatttaaaaaaaagaaagggagggagggaggaaaagaaagaaaggaagaaagagagggccgggcgcaatggctcacccctgtaatcccagcactttgggaggctgaggcaggcagatcatggggtcagtggatcgagaccatcctggctaacacggtgaaaccccatctctactaaaaatacaaaaaattagccgggcgtggtggcgggtgtctgtagtcccagctactggggaggctgaggcaggagaatggcgtaaacccgggaggcagagcttgcagtgagcggagatggcgccactgcactccagcctgggcaacagagcgagactcttgtctcaaaaaaaaaaaaaaaaaggaagaaagagagaaaacaactgCAAAATTATGTCTAGAATCCTGTGACATGGGGCACCCAGGCCTCTAAAATACCCTTGCTATCCCCCATTACCTTGAGGACCAAACACCTGCCATGCCTTGGGTATCTGACTCCCGGCTACACAGCACACCCAGCACTGCACTCAGGTGCAGTGGCTGGTTTCCCAGAGGCCccagaggaggctgggtgcaCAGAGTCCAACTGAGGAGCCTCAGGAGTGGAAGATAGATGAGTTAATTTCCATCGTAATTACAGCAAGTCGTTGGGCAAAACTCAGCCAGAGAGATCTGTTGGGGAGAGAGTGGTGTGATGCACTGACAGGTCCCTGGGTCCAGTAAAGGCTGCTGGAGCCCTCCTCAGGCTGACGGCAGAGCGCTGGCCTCCTGGCGTGGCCCCTGGACTGGGCAGATTTGGGCCTCGGTGCCTCCAAGGCTGCAGGGGTGGGACCAGGCCAAGCCTGCACACCTGTGCAGTCACAAGCTGCAGGAGGCAGGAAATCCAGGCAGGCCTGGGTGTGAGGACAGGTTGTGGAGGTCTGCACTGCCAACCCCTTGCCCATCCAAAGCATGGCTCTGAGCCAAGGCAACTACTTGGAGGGCAAGCTGGTGAGGTGTGTG contains:
- the TONSL gene encoding tonsoku-like protein isoform X3, translating into MSLERELRQLSKAKAKAQRAGQRREEAALCHQLGELLAGHGRYAEALEQHWQELQLRERADDPLGCAVAHRKIGERLAEMEDYPAALQHQHQYLELAHSLRNHTELQRAWATIGRTHLDIYDHCQSRDALLQAQAAFEKSLAIVDEELEGTLAQGELNEMRTRLYLNLGLTFESLQQTALCNDYFRKSIFLAEQNHLYEDLFRARYNLGTIHWRAGQHSQAMRCLEGARECAHTMRKRFMESECCVVIAQVLQDLGDFLAAKRALKKAYRLGSQKPVQRAAICQNLQHVLAVVRLQQQLEEAEGRDPQGAMVICEQLGDLFSKAGDFPRAAEAYQKQLRFAELLDRPGAERAIIHVSLATTLGDMKDHHGAVRHYEEELRLRSGNVLEEAKTWLNIALSREEAGDAYELLAPCFQKALSCAQQAQRPQLQRQVLQHLHTVQLRLQPQEAPETETRLRELSVAEDEDEEEEAEEAAATAESEALEAGEVELSEGEDDTDGLTPQLEEDEELQGHLGRRKGSKWNRRNDMGETLLHRACIEGQLRRVQDLVRQGHPLNPRDYCGWTPLHEACNYGHLEIVRFLLDHGAAVDDPGGQGCEGITPLHDALNCGHFEVAELLLERGASVTLRTRKGLSPLETLQQWVKLYRRDLDLETRQKARAMEMLLQAAASGQDPHSSQAFHTPSSLLFDPETSPPLSPCPEPPSNSTRLPEASQAHVRVSPGQAAPAMARPRRSRHGPASSSSSSEGEDSAGPARPSQKRPRCSATAQRVAAWTPGPASNREAATASTSRAAYQAAIRGVGSAQSRLGPGPPRGHSKALAPQAALIPEEECLAGDWLELDMPLTRSRRPRPRGTGDNRRPSSTSGSDSEESRPRARAKQVRLTCMQSCSAPVNAGPSSLASEPPGSPSTPRVSEPSGDSSAAGQPLVGSGPAPSHPGSSSSSGSSLPHPCPTQQ